A stretch of Paenibacillus sp. URB8-2 DNA encodes these proteins:
- a CDS encoding PspC domain-containing protein — MKKLYRSERDKKFSGLCGGLAQWLGIDSTLIRLVAVIVALCSVGSFILFYLIASLIVPSEPTESFMDGHHYY, encoded by the coding sequence ATGAAAAAACTTTACCGTTCCGAAAGAGACAAGAAATTCAGCGGCTTGTGCGGAGGCTTGGCTCAGTGGCTGGGCATCGACTCCACCCTTATTCGCTTGGTTGCCGTAATCGTCGCTTTGTGCAGTGTCGGGTCGTTCATTCTTTTTTATCTGATCGCCAGCTTGATTGTTCCGAGCGAACCGACAGAAAGCTTCATGGACGGGCACCATTATTACTAA
- a CDS encoding carbohydrate ABC transporter permease, whose protein sequence is MVYSDKAAKWVLSFPLLLFWVVMVVFPAGYAIYLSLHDVSMGQGMSSFSGFGNYLEILRDADFWHSIGFTLEFALITTVLELVFGFLLALLFNRSFPGKRPLLSMVLLPIMVAPSLMGIMFRLILNENNGVATYFLSLLHIQVNLFDPDLVVPLMIVLDIMQWVPFTFLIIYSGLQGVDPGLYEAASVDGASYWRTVLQIILPVIAPIFFIAAFLRGIDAFRTFDVIYVLTNGGPGNVTKTASIYIYEAAFKSGQIGQAASASVIVAVFLLLLIPFFVKRLSK, encoded by the coding sequence ATGGTCTATTCGGATAAGGCAGCAAAGTGGGTCCTGTCGTTTCCCCTGCTGTTATTCTGGGTTGTCATGGTTGTATTCCCGGCGGGATATGCGATTTACTTAAGTCTTCACGATGTATCCATGGGCCAGGGGATGTCCTCTTTTTCCGGGTTCGGCAATTATCTGGAAATTTTGCGGGATGCCGACTTTTGGCACTCCATCGGCTTTACTCTTGAGTTTGCTCTGATCACCACGGTTCTTGAGCTTGTTTTCGGATTTTTGCTCGCGCTGCTGTTTAACCGGTCGTTTCCCGGGAAGCGTCCGCTTCTGAGCATGGTGCTGCTGCCGATTATGGTCGCGCCCTCGCTGATGGGCATCATGTTCCGCCTGATTCTGAATGAGAACAACGGCGTCGCCACCTATTTTTTATCCCTGCTGCATATCCAGGTTAACCTGTTCGATCCCGATCTTGTTGTGCCGCTGATGATCGTTCTGGACATTATGCAGTGGGTCCCGTTTACGTTTCTGATCATCTATTCCGGGCTGCAGGGTGTCGATCCGGGACTCTATGAGGCGGCCTCGGTGGACGGTGCTTCATACTGGAGAACCGTTTTGCAGATCATTCTTCCCGTTATTGCTCCTATCTTTTTTATCGCGGCGTTTCTGCGGGGAATCGATGCGTTCCGCACGTTCGACGTCATTTATGTCCTGACGAACGGCGGTCCCGGCAATGTCACGAAGACGGCGAGCATCTACATCTATGAAGCGGCGTTCAAATCCGGCCAAATCGGGCAGGCGGCCTCAGCCTCCGTCATTGTCGCCGTATTCCTGCTGCTGCTCATTCCGTTCTTCGTGAAGAGATTATCCAAATAA
- a CDS encoding glycoside hydrolase family 13 protein, which yields MERIWWKEAVAYQIYPRSFMDGNGDGVGDLRGVIGKLDYLKNLGIDVIWICPIYKSPNDDNGYDISDYHDIMDEFGTMEDFDELLEEVHRREMKLIMDLVINHTSDEHPWFIESRSSKDNPKRNYYIWADPKDGAEPNNWDSIFGGSIWEYDIITEQYFMHVFSKRQPDLNWENPDVRQDLYEMVNWWLDKGIDGFRIDAISHIKKLAGFPDLPNPEGLRYVSAFAGHMNREGIHDFLLELKEETFDKYDIMTVGEASGVTAGDADLWVSKEKGKFNMVFQFNHMHLWDKSLESGFDLVTFKKVLTEWQKALEGTGWNALFMENHDKPRSVSTYGDDGPLRVQSAKALATMYFLMQGTPFIYQGQEIGMTNVQFQSIDDYDDVHMKNWYRLEREEGKEHEDLMPVIWTNGRDNSRTPMQWNAGEQAGFTEGTPWMKVNPNYKEINVESELANPDSIYHYYKKMIHLRKSNPVAVYGVYDLILPKNKQIYAYTRTLEDDQLLIITNLFAEEALFHLPKGIRYSSTELLLSNYEAPVCGSIRTIHLKPYEARVYRLHGKTL from the coding sequence GTGGAAAGAATCTGGTGGAAAGAAGCGGTGGCCTATCAAATATACCCCCGGAGCTTTATGGACGGCAACGGAGATGGAGTCGGCGATTTGCGGGGAGTTATCGGCAAGCTGGATTATCTGAAAAACTTAGGGATCGACGTGATCTGGATCTGCCCGATCTACAAGTCGCCCAATGACGATAACGGGTACGATATTTCGGATTATCATGACATTATGGACGAGTTCGGCACGATGGAGGATTTCGATGAGCTGCTGGAAGAGGTTCACCGCAGAGAGATGAAGCTTATCATGGATTTGGTCATCAACCACACCTCGGACGAGCATCCGTGGTTCATTGAATCCCGGTCCAGCAAAGACAATCCGAAACGGAACTACTATATATGGGCCGATCCGAAAGACGGTGCGGAGCCGAACAACTGGGACAGCATCTTCGGCGGGTCCATCTGGGAGTATGACATAATTACGGAGCAGTATTTCATGCATGTATTCTCCAAAAGACAGCCGGATCTCAACTGGGAGAATCCCGATGTGCGCCAGGATTTGTACGAAATGGTCAACTGGTGGCTGGATAAAGGCATCGACGGCTTCCGTATCGACGCCATCTCGCATATCAAGAAGCTGGCCGGATTTCCCGACCTGCCGAACCCGGAAGGCTTGCGCTATGTGAGCGCCTTTGCCGGACATATGAATCGCGAAGGGATTCACGATTTTCTGCTGGAATTGAAAGAGGAAACGTTCGACAAGTACGACATCATGACTGTCGGCGAAGCGAGCGGGGTCACGGCGGGGGACGCGGATCTGTGGGTCAGCAAGGAAAAAGGCAAGTTCAACATGGTGTTTCAGTTCAATCATATGCATCTTTGGGATAAAAGCCTGGAGAGCGGGTTCGACCTGGTCACCTTCAAGAAGGTGCTTACCGAGTGGCAGAAAGCGCTCGAAGGCACCGGCTGGAACGCCCTTTTCATGGAGAACCACGATAAGCCCCGCTCGGTCTCCACTTATGGCGATGATGGACCGCTGCGGGTGCAGTCGGCCAAGGCGCTGGCGACGATGTATTTCCTGATGCAGGGCACTCCCTTCATCTATCAAGGCCAGGAAATCGGTATGACGAACGTGCAATTTCAGTCGATCGACGATTATGACGATGTGCATATGAAGAATTGGTACCGGCTAGAAAGAGAAGAAGGTAAGGAACATGAAGATCTGATGCCCGTGATCTGGACCAACGGCCGGGATAACTCCCGAACGCCGATGCAGTGGAATGCCGGGGAGCAGGCGGGATTTACGGAGGGGACGCCATGGATGAAGGTGAACCCGAATTACAAGGAAATCAATGTGGAAAGCGAACTTGCGAATCCCGATTCAATCTACCATTATTACAAGAAGATGATCCATCTACGCAAAAGCAACCCGGTCGCCGTCTACGGCGTCTATGATCTGATCCTGCCAAAGAACAAGCAAATATACGCATATACCCGAACGCTTGAGGATGACCAGTTGCTGATTATCACCAACCTGTTCGCGGAAGAGGCGCTGTTCCACCTGCCTAAAGGCATTCGTTACAGCTCCACCGAGCTGCTCCTGTCGAACTATGAGGCTCCTGTATGCGGCAGCATCCGGACGATCCACCTGAAGCCGTACGAGGCCAGAGTGTACCGGCTTCATGGTAAGACTTTGTAA
- a CDS encoding ABC transporter substrate-binding protein, giving the protein MKGLLTRCVTLALSLTVILAGCGSKQDSSTNAGGASGGSGQSGTSKVSMVYWPGPESDAMQKVVDAYNSGQGKTDGVNVEMVLLSRDGTYEKEAAMMSSKSDEVDMYFTASYIIGQHAPSLDALDGKVNTDGYLKSSVDSLRMNNETLAIPMDVSNHFLLYRQDLIDKLLSDSAWKSKYGEVSQKVLGQTLEPKDPKDWTWDDFIAAAAFFSQEYNPDSPTKYGTALQMKNLIFNVMIWDDFLWSSGGSWLDESGKPQLNSDAAKKAMGIYSTIYNGKMTSPNSTVAEYPETQAALQSGNAAFAVQWGAAYDELNDPARSPNIAGKIAVAPIPGEHKTHVHALGVGLNKYAKNKEAALKWMNYLTTKDAMQIYADGGGIPPIAEVLNGLGEKKPVLPLIAEHVDKYGYSTPIIAETQPIMLKLAEDLSGAWAGKDDIGKALEKAQSDVSETLSK; this is encoded by the coding sequence ATGAAAGGTTTATTAACTCGTTGTGTTACTTTGGCATTGTCTTTGACCGTCATTTTGGCGGGCTGCGGCTCGAAACAGGACAGCTCGACCAATGCGGGCGGCGCTTCCGGCGGAAGCGGACAATCGGGAACATCCAAGGTGTCCATGGTGTACTGGCCGGGACCGGAGAGCGACGCCATGCAGAAAGTGGTGGATGCCTATAACAGCGGGCAGGGCAAGACCGACGGCGTGAATGTCGAAATGGTGCTGCTGAGCCGTGACGGAACTTACGAGAAGGAAGCGGCCATGATGAGCTCCAAATCGGATGAAGTGGATATGTACTTTACCGCAAGCTATATCATTGGCCAGCATGCGCCAAGTCTGGATGCCCTGGACGGCAAGGTGAATACTGACGGTTATTTGAAATCCTCGGTCGACTCCCTGCGAATGAATAACGAGACCCTGGCGATCCCGATGGATGTCAGCAATCATTTCCTGCTGTACCGCCAGGATCTGATCGATAAATTGCTGAGCGATTCCGCTTGGAAGAGCAAATATGGCGAAGTCAGCCAAAAGGTGCTGGGCCAAACCCTTGAGCCCAAAGATCCCAAGGACTGGACATGGGATGACTTTATTGCGGCTGCGGCGTTCTTCAGCCAGGAGTACAATCCGGATTCCCCGACGAAATACGGAACCGCGCTTCAAATGAAGAACCTGATTTTCAACGTGATGATTTGGGACGACTTCCTGTGGTCGAGCGGCGGTTCCTGGCTTGACGAGAGCGGCAAGCCGCAGCTCAATTCGGACGCGGCCAAGAAAGCGATGGGTATCTACTCGACGATTTATAACGGTAAAATGACGTCCCCGAACTCGACCGTTGCGGAATATCCTGAAACCCAGGCGGCTCTGCAATCCGGCAACGCGGCTTTTGCCGTTCAATGGGGAGCGGCGTATGACGAATTGAACGATCCGGCACGTTCTCCCAATATTGCGGGCAAAATTGCGGTCGCGCCGATTCCGGGTGAACACAAGACACATGTTCACGCACTCGGGGTGGGACTGAACAAATACGCCAAGAACAAGGAAGCAGCACTGAAATGGATGAATTATTTGACGACGAAGGACGCCATGCAGATCTATGCCGATGGAGGAGGGATTCCTCCGATTGCGGAAGTGCTGAACGGTCTGGGCGAGAAGAAGCCGGTACTGCCGCTCATCGCGGAGCATGTGGATAAATACGGTTATTCCACACCGATTATTGCCGAAACCCAGCCAATCATGCTGAAGCTGGCCGAAGATTTGAGTGGAGCCTGGGCAGGAAAGGACGACATCGGTAAGGCGCTGGAGAAAGCGCAGAGCGATGTAAGCGAGACTTTGTCCAAGTAA
- a CDS encoding LacI family DNA-binding transcriptional regulator → MKVTINDIARMAGVSISTVSRVINNSKPVKEDVRMRVMEAIKRTNYRSGASIDDSAKTDSQLIGVIAPQFSHTVLNDMVAGIGSVSRLYGYELLIGLTDGTLESELDHLKRFGDIQSQGIIFVGSILERRHIETIEAARIPCVVIGQISNIPSIPSVHVDNVTASYEAVTHLIQKGHTRIAMIRGTGDSGIGSDRYQGFRQAMSDAGLPIREDWVVESELSVEDGMNAMRKLAETGDMPSAVFCSTDWMALGAMNYLMDHGMRIPEDVAVFGFDGSYLSSIIRPKLSTVEYSAAEIGMTATRNLIKMIRGAADIPQHSNVTHYLAIRESTD, encoded by the coding sequence ATGAAAGTAACGATTAACGATATCGCCAGAATGGCCGGAGTTTCGATCTCTACCGTTTCCCGGGTGATCAACAACAGCAAGCCGGTCAAAGAGGATGTGCGGATGCGGGTAATGGAAGCGATTAAGCGGACCAATTACCGTTCCGGCGCCTCCATAGACGACAGTGCCAAGACCGATTCCCAGCTAATCGGAGTCATTGCGCCGCAGTTCAGCCACACCGTGCTTAATGATATGGTGGCGGGCATCGGGTCGGTTTCCCGGTTGTACGGCTACGAGCTGCTCATCGGGCTGACGGACGGAACACTTGAAAGCGAGCTTGATCATTTAAAAAGATTTGGAGATATCCAGTCGCAGGGTATCATTTTTGTCGGCTCCATTCTGGAACGCAGGCATATTGAAACCATTGAAGCGGCACGAATCCCCTGCGTAGTGATCGGACAAATCTCCAATATTCCATCCATCCCTTCCGTCCATGTGGATAACGTCACCGCCTCTTACGAAGCCGTAACCCATCTCATTCAAAAAGGGCACACCCGCATCGCGATGATTCGCGGAACAGGCGATTCTGGCATTGGAAGCGACCGCTACCAGGGATTTCGGCAGGCGATGAGCGATGCGGGACTTCCGATCCGGGAAGACTGGGTTGTGGAGAGCGAGCTGTCCGTGGAAGACGGAATGAACGCCATGCGCAAGCTGGCGGAAACCGGCGACATGCCAAGCGCGGTATTCTGCTCAACGGACTGGATGGCGCTCGGAGCGATGAATTATTTGATGGACCACGGCATGCGCATACCCGAAGATGTAGCCGTATTCGGCTTTGACGGCAGCTATCTGTCGTCGATTATCCGCCCCAAGCTTTCGACGGTGGAGTATTCCGCAGCGGAAATCGGCATGACAGCCACCCGCAATCTCATCAAAATGATTAGAGGCGCCGCGGATATTCCGCAGCATTCCAACGTCACCCACTACCTGGCGATCCGCGAAAGCACGGACTGA